AGTGGgcgccgggggtggggagggagggaggaggggggatttcGCGCAGGTGACCCGGCACAGCAGCCGGCGCCTCGCCGCCCCGTCTCCGCAGCCCGCTTCCCTCCTGCCTCCCATCATCTCGTTTACAGAAAATATTTGTTTGCACTATTAGTTGGTACTGGAGTTAATTACTCGACGTGTTAGCGTGGAGTAATATGGATAAAAGTAAGCGCAGTGTTTTTATTGTGTGGGTGAGCTGTTGAGCGGCGCTCGAATAAGCTGCAATTAGGGTTAGATAGAGATTAATTAACGTGTGAGTGGCGAGGTGTAAAAGAGTTCCCAACCCTCCGCTCGGCATAATCCGCGGGCGAAGTTAAAggcgggggaggcagggaggaaagaagtTTGTGGAGGCTAATTAAATACTTTGCCGAAGCCGGGGAGCTGCTGCAGAAGCCCAAAGCCGCGCCCCGGGCTTTGCCAGCCCAAACGCCCTTCCCGCGCGCGCGCGCCGGGCTAGCCACGCAGGCCGGGCCAGAACGGCGAAGCCTGCCGTCGCAGATGGGGCGGAGGCGGCCGCGGCGGCGCGCAGGGAGGGACCCTGGGCGGGCTGGGGACGGGGGGGGGCACCTTTTGAGGGAAGAGGCTGCTGGTGGAGAAACAATCGTGGACGGCTGGCCTCGCCGGGCTAGACTGATACCAAACTCTTCGTCAGATCCAGATAGAAGGGAGTGTTGGAGCTGGGGAACCGGGACATTGCTCTCTAGCTGACAGAGTCCGGGATGTTGACCTGCagacctcctttccctcctcGTCGCCTCCATCCTCGCCAGTAAGGGTGACCACCACACTCGCCAGGGCTTCCTGAGTGTTCCCATCATATAACAAGAACCGTGATCAGACTGAAAGGTCCATTGAGGCTAGCATTCTGTTCAAGGTGTCCAACCAGTCCACGTGGGCAGTAGCAACGTCCTGCCGGTGTTCCCCGCAACTGGGGCGCATGGGTgtgctgcctcggatactggaagtagcatagagccatcaggactagtagcaaccGATAGCTCTCTCCTCCATCCTTACCTATTCTTGTACAGAGAGAACAGATAAGgattttcttctccctttctcaaacaCATTCAAGTTCCAAACTGACCTCAGAAAGGAAATCTACAACACGGTGCTCGCTACAAGTTTTATTGGATCAACACCCAGCCAATTGAATGAGACTCCATTACAAGGAAATGCGCATCTGACTGCACCCctgactactcggaagtaagctccactgagttccatgggacttactgcATGTTAGATGTGCATGGGAAATCGCAGGCTTGAACTCCTAATTCGGTCCGAACCTTCAAGGGCCATGCAAACCACTCCTGCTATGAGATAAATTTAGATGCTGGACCTCCTGATCTTGGGGGGCCTCGCTCCTTAGTTGGCCACGTGCATTAGTCGACTCACTCCAACATGTgactagacacacacacacctgcatttgGGCCCTGGATGCCTGCCCCAAAGCCCTGATGGCCCCACTGATGCAAATTATCTCTAATGACCTCCTACATGATCTTCATGACAGGTTGGTCTATTTCTGCCCCCATTCTGAAGGAtctataaagcagaggtgggcagacttcaggattCTGGAGTCTACTTCATTACTGTTGTTTATTttactagagagccagtgtggttagtGGTTAGTGTGACTGGGACGcctgagatccgggttctagtccccactggtattgaagcacactgataatTGTTGAGGCACATTCCTCttcatccaaaatactgcaacaaatgtcactgtgtgtcctatgcagtataaatatgcaagaGGGATATAACTACCAGGATGGGATCATaaggatttgacacaaagtgtagttCTGGCCTGGGTGTCCTCgggccagtcactgcctcttAGCCTAGCcttcctcgcagggttgttgtgaggataaaatggagaggaggaggagcaccttGTAAACCAAGGGAAAAGGCCGGATGTAAGTGAGAATACCAAAATCCACCAAACAGAGCTAGGTGCAAAAGTCATACATTTCAAGCTGGAGAATTCTGAGTCTGGGAATGTGTTTTGTCTTCCAGAATTGAACCAAACTTGCAGTCTTTcaacacaaaaatccacttcttATTACCCCTTCCACCTCtcccaccatacacacacacacacacacacacacacacacacacacacacacacacacacactttcttcatttcagcatatCTTATGATACCATTTGATATCTTATGATATCCAGGGGTTTCTActtagcttaaataaataaataaataaataaatttgagcatcattttattgttgctattgttaaaactGTTGGGAGCCAGAAACCCTtggagatctactgcaaatcacccagaaatcaaCCAGTAGATCCCCACCTACTTTTTCCCCACTCCTAATCTAGAGGTTTATAGCAGAAGCATTGTGATTTCCAAAATGACAGCTTTTGGCTCGCCATCCTGATCCTAATCTAAACCTTCTTAGTTGGAACTAGGTGCCATTGACCACACCTTCGAATTTACTTCGAGGTCTATCCTTAGGTTATGGGATCAAAGGCAGGAGGTGACTGTGGGTTCTACACCCCAGCCAGAATACATTTACCTAGAGGTCAGTCTCCTGAATTATTGGGACCGCCTTCCACATACCCCTAAGGCTGTCTGTGCAGGCCTCCTTGTCTCTAAAATGCCACAGATAAGTGTCTTGCTGCTGTCCGAGGCCTTCCCATGGGCTCTGCCTTGGAAGGCGGGCAGGCATATCGCCATCGCAAAACTCGACGGCTTGATTCAGTGACAATCATCAGGACTAGAAACATGAAGCAAAAAGAATGAAGTCGGGCGTTCTGGCGCATCAGGAGCACCAATTCGTGCGGGAGGTTGGGGGTTGGGAATGAGGACCGAAGTCAACTTTTCTGAGTATATCTGCTCCGCGCGGCCTTGAGTGACTTGCTCCGCTCTTGCAACGGGAGAAGGGGCGAATGGAAAGCGGGCTGGAAAGCGAGGCCAATTCGAGACATTCACGCTAGCAAGTTCGACGTGCTTTCGAATGAAGCGAGGGGGCTTCTAGGGGGACCAGATCTTTGGGACAAAGCGCTGTGTGATAAAAGCAGGCCtcttcccgccccccccatgcactcccgctcccccctcccattcctgtccccccatttcccttcccttcccttccctgcctcaGCCATCAGCTCCGCCGATTCGGTGTTGTGGTTGGTgccttttcgtgtgtgtgtgtgtggggggggattgtTGTGCTTCGCAGGTGAAATCGCGTGTCTGCAAACAGCCCCCAACAGGGACGGCTGGTTGCGCGTTCTCTGGCTTTTGTGAGCGCCGCACAAAAAGTGGAATTCCTCCGAAGTTGGGTGGTGGtgctttttggggtgtgtgtgtgtgtgttttaagggcTGCAAAAatagaggagagggggagggggagacgccTTTCATGCCTTACTTTACCTACTCTATAAGCCTCCCCTTCTcacccttcctctgcccccaccGCCCAATAATCCTTCGCTTTATTGTCGAAACAGACAAAATCAGGTGCCACGCAGCGCTATAGTGTCTCTCCATTGAATGAGGCTTGAGGCGGCTCTCAGTCGCtggagggggcgggggtggggaagtgagAATAACCGAGAGAGGGGGCAGGCGGCCGTTGGGGGCTTTAGCGGGACCCGCAGCCTAAGCTGCCCTCCAGAACCAGGTGGGAACTGGACAATCTCCTCCACCCAACCCCCATACAAGCTTTGGGCATCTGGCGGTGGGTTTCCCCTCATTGATGTAGATGCTTCCTCCCCCCACCGCACCCCCTCCACACAACTCTCCTGTCATTTTATAATTGCACGCATCCATCCCAGAAAAGAAAGTTACTAGtcattgtgatttatttattttcaggtggggggggggaggcgaggaCAACTGGATCTACTCCGCTTTGTTTCTACAAactttgccctcccccccctTGCAGAAAGGGAACTTTGTCGAGCTTAAAAATCACATGCCAGGATCGAAAGAGTTCTCtgcacttgtttgtttgtttacttcgtTTCTTTGAATGGGTCCAGTCGTCTTTTGGCAAAAGCTGGTGGCCGATCTAGAGAGATGGAGGAGTTTGGGCGCCAGCATTCAACGAAGTTTAATTCGCATTAAAGCGGCCAGGACCTAATTAATGGACCCGCTATTCATTTATGCCCgctctggtggggggggggggagagggagggctgaTCTTTCATAAATTGTCACTTGATCTTCCCGGCTCGCTTTTGCAAGGGATCTGATTGAGGACGGGTTGCCTAAATtggaacggggtgggggggggagggggaagagaaatgttcaTCATTAAAATTGTtcctctcctctttctttcccgctcccccccaccttttcgggggggggttgttgttgttgttaaaatcaaTGCAACTCCGTGCTCTGCTTCTCGGTGGCTTTTCTAACTACACGCTTTGCTTTACACCCAACTTGCGAATCTCGCAACCCTTCTTAATTTGCCACATGCAAATCGACGACGCTGCTTTTGCAagttgctccctccccctcccccctcgccccCACCAAGATCTCCGTCCCTTCTTCCCCTTGGAAAGGCTCTCACACAAGAAAATCGAGGGTGTGCCTTAAATTGGAAAGGAGGGGGGGTTCCTTTCTTCTcctcacccccctcccctcccctccctcccttcagtcCAGACCTGAGTTGAATGTTTGGCTGGGAaaagaaactctctctctctctctctctctctctctctctctctctctctctctctctctctcccccccccccttccacggTGGCCAAAATCCCATGTCATTCTGCTTGAAGTGACTTCATGTGATGTCAGCTTTAAATGTAAGAGACAGCGATTTGACGCTCGGGAAGATGTTTGTTATCAAAATCTGACAGTGTGGCCACACCGCGGTGCTTGGATGCGTCTCCTCGGCGCTGGGCAAAGGTAACCCATCCCAGGGCAGGCTTGagccaccctcccccctccctcccccacccctcactcaGGGATAGCACCGTGGGACCCAAGTGAAAGAGATGGGCAGGGCAGGTTGTGGTTTGAGTCCTctcatcccccctctccccaccccacccaccgccACCCCCGCGCGCGCGCCTTCTCAAATGCAGGCCCACTTCCACCGGGTCTCGGGAGTTGGTCTGTTACTTTCGGCGCGGCTCTGGCGCTTCCTTGCGCTGTGCTTAATGAGCAGCAATCTGGTCTCCCCGCGCGCAGTTGTTCTGTGTTCATTTGAAtgtaaatggggggaggagatgctgggggtggggggtggcggcggcggcggcggcgctgggggagagaaagagggggctTATTAATTTGATTTGTCTCTTGGCTTTTCTGGAATGCTGAGCTGGCGAAGAGCAAGCAGAGAAAGTGGCTGCTGGGCTCTCTGGGCTTCCCTTCGCggcgcccgccccccccccccttttcttcttttgcccCTTTGCAAATTTAATTGTCCTGATTCTGGTTTTATGGGCGAGATCCGGCTGCTGCTCTTCAGTCCCGCTgtgcttttctctcctccccgcccTTGCCGTGTGGCCGCGCAGAGATGGCCTCGTCGGCTTCGCTGGAGACGGTCATGCCTTCTGCCTGCGTCCGGAGCGGAGCGGCCAACCCGGCCAAGACTCTGGCCTTCTCCATCGAGAGGATCATGGCCAAGAGCgccgagccgccgccgccgccgccgccccaccagccccaccagccccacaagcctgccgccgccgccgccgccgccttcgagGCGAGGCCGAGCGAGTCGCCCACCAAGAAGCTGCTGAGCCTGTGCTCGCCCATCCCGTGCGTGATCCCGATCCAGCCCCTGGCCGGCTACGAGGTGCCCGCCTCGAAGACGCTGCTCAACTACTCGGAGCTGTGGAAAAGCAGCCTGAGGAACTGCGGCTCGGCGgcgctgggcggcggcggcggcggctcctcgaCGGCGGCGGGCGGCTTCTGCAAAGCCGGCTGCGGCGCGTGCTGCAAGGGGGACctgctgcaccaccaccaccaccaccaccatcaccaccaccacctgggccAGGCCGCGCTGCCCGGCCCGGCCCGCGGCGGGGTGATCAAGCCCCAGGTGATCAACCAGGCCCTGGCCATGCCGGCCAACGGATCTAGCCTCTACTACTTCAACTACCTGGACTCCTCCTCCTACCACCCGTCGGACATCCTGCACGGGCAGCTCTTCGCCTCCAGCCTGCTCCACTCgcccagcgccgccgccgccgccgccgccgccgccgccctgtcGGCCCACCAGAAACTCTTCCTCTTGGAAAACGCCAAGCTGGCCGCCTTGGCCCccccgccgcctccgccgccgcccccgGAGAAGTTCCCCAACGCCCAGTATCCCCACAAGGAGCGCCTCCCCGGGCAGCTGGACCAAGTCATGAAGGAGAACACGGGCCTGGCCGGGGAGAGGCACGGCGCCAAAGCCCAGCACGCCAAACTcgccggcggtggcggcggcggcgcctcggCCGACGGCAAGCCCAAGAACTTTACCTGCGAGGTGTGCGGCAAGGTATGGTGGAACGGGGGGGGGCACCCGACACCTGGCCCTCGGGGCAGCGGGGCTGGACTCCGCCGAGAGGATCTCCCTGCTTTCCGGGGGACTGGGGGGACAGGACAGAAGCAGAATTCCTAGAATGCTGCCCCACCCCGACCCCCAAAATAGTCCCACGTGTTTTAACAATATTTAAAGGGGGGGAGATCATCCCCACAGTCACACACACCTCCCAATCTTTTCCATCGTTACAATTAGGATTGGTATTAGGCgatagtattttttattattattattattattattattattattattattattattattattgcaactaTTACAGAGAGGCTTGTCAAAAGGACCATTACAATTTCGTGGTATTAGCTGAACTGAACCACACGTTTTTAGCGCCAcgctgcccacccaccctgcagcCCGGTGTAAAATAGCTTTTGACGGTGGTCCGTGAACCATCCGAGCAGGAATTGAGTAGTTCCACTTCAGTACTCCTCGCCTTGACACCTTTTCATGAAGGGCATTTTTGACATTTCCTAACAAATAAAACCAGTGCATAAAATACACCGCAAGTCGCCTAACATTGGCGCTGTATAAACGCTCCAGAGTCCTGTTCCCATTCCACAGATGGGCAGCGGTAGCACTGAGGTGAAGCCCTAGAAAGTATCCAGGGGAATTAATCTAGGCAAGGCGGAATGCCATATTCAAGGGATGACACTtgggtacttaaaaaaaaaaacaccttttcaaaaagaaatctctccccccccccccccgttttcttttcttttttctttggcaaCCTTAGGTGGCTCACAGGTTTTGCGGAACCTTAAAAAGTTGCTTGCCTTGTGTTTCCTCGTAGGTGTTCAACGCCCATTATAATCTAACCCGGCACATGCCTGTCCACACGGGAGCCAGGCCCTTCGTCTGCAAAGTTTGCGGGAAAGGCTTCCGCCAGGCCAGCACGCTGTGTAGACACAAAATCATCCACACGCAGGTATGCGGAGCTAAGGTGAAGGAAGTGTCCGATTTGAAATGGGTATAGGCCACGCTTTCCCGGCTGTGGCCTCGAAGGAGAAAAATTGATGGATATTTTTTTCTGCCCGCTCTTTTATCTCTTTCAAATGCCCTCTTCTCGCCCCCCAACAGGAAAAACCCCATAAATGTAACCAATGCGGGAAAGCGTTCAATAGAAGTTCCACGCTAAATACTCACATTAGGATCCATGCGGGCTACAAACCTTTCGTGTGTGAATTTTGTGGCAAAGGATTTCATCAAAAAGGTATTTGCACAAAacggcttttttattattatttccattttcgATGGCAGGAGGAAGAACGGAGGGCCATGGGGGGATTTAAAcattattactaatttatataaGAGGGTGGGAGCTTACTATTTCAAGAAAGGAAAGCCGTTTTCGATTACTCCCTTTGTGGTTGGAAGTACGGAGAATCGAATTATTCCTTTGGAATCACCGTTTCACCAATTGTGCGGGAGAGTGGGGAAAATCGAAGAACGCTGCGGAAAGATTTTCCCACCGATTTTAAGGCGTCTGGTCAATTTCTGCTCCCAGGCGAGTTGAAGATTCCAAACAGAACGTTGCGAAGGTTCCAAATAGAATCTTGCGGTTCTTTTCGCATTCCAAGAACATAGCCACGGCATTGAAAGTGGACTGAGGCTccttcgaggaggaggaggaggaggaggaggaggaggaggaggaggaggaggtggtggtggtggtggtgaccccTCCTCCCTGTCTCTCAAAAGTCCTGAGGGGGGTTGCCCTTGGGCACCAACGAAAGACTAGCTCAAACCCGTCACTTGCTGTTAACGGCGATTAAAATGAATTCAGTCCTCTCAGGGCGCGCGATCCGGCCAAAATGAAAGCacttatggggtgggggagagacgaCGGGAGCGgggagggcaagggagggaagacCCCGTTGATGTCAATGGGAGAGTTAAGCCACACGCTTCAATGCCTCCTTGTTAAATCCACGGAACATTAAAGTGCTTTTTGGGGGTCCGGATTGTGTCTTCGGACTGAAACTCAACGCCAAGAACGTGTCATTTTTCAAGGCCCCCCTGGGGTGAGTTTCCTGCCCCCTCTCGCGGGTCCAAAACGCCGCATGCTTTCCTAAACGGGAGAGGGTTGGGAAAATAAAATTTCCGAAAAGCCGGGCTGGAATAGGGCTGGAAATTCCTCACCGTCTCAACGACACGGTTTTAACTTTGAGCCGTCGCTGTCCTCCTCCCCACCGCTcccgattttattttattttattttattttattttatgggggTCCTAATCCAGCCTCCCCCATTTGCTCTGGGTCAGGACGCTGACCCGGCCTCAAATGTTTTAATTCGTCGGTTGCCTGCTGCTCTGGCTTGATGCAGACTGAGTTTGACAACTTCTTGACTGTCCCTTGCAGGACACTTCCTAATGAAGCCTTGCAACAGGGACGCCTTTTTCCCAGcgggaaattatatatatatatatatatatatatataaaatctcgcgggggaggaaggagaagaccCGTTAGACACCGACCAAGCCCTCTTGAAACTAACCCTCCAATTTTCTCTCTCggtctccctttcccttttctttcctttcctccccccccccacctccacttccccccaccccccacccccagggaatTATAAAAACCACAAACTGACCCACAGCGGCGAAAAGCAGTACAAGTGCACCATCTGCAATAAAGCTTTCCACCAGATCTACAACTTGACCTTCCACATGCACACGCACAACGACAAGAAGCCTTTCACGTGCGTCACTTGCGGCAAAGGCTTTTGCAGGAACTTTGACTTAAAGAAACACGTGCGGAAGCTCCACgacaccgccgccgccgccgccgccgccgccgccacgccTTCCGCGAAAGAGCTCTCAAGGACCGCGCAAACCTAAAAATGACGtctaaaaataaattgcaggCGAGAGCAAGCGATGGATCGAGGCTTTTTCGGGAGGCCTGAAAAATCCTCCCCACCCGTCTGTCCCGCGAGTGCTGACGAGACAATCACttcgttcttcttcttctttggggcTATACAcagttatataaatatatagatatatagatatatatatattgcaaagaAACTTATTTAAAACTCCGTTGCTGCTACGGATTCAACTACGGGAATAGCTGCGGATCGTGAGAAAGGGGAGGCGAAGTTCCTCCGAAGACTGTAAAGAGAGACACGCCGCGGTTGATCATGACTGTACATACGActgtaaatttaaattttaatgtacGCCCGAATAATTAAGGAATATATCTATGAGGCAATAAAAAAGATCGCTTAATAGGAGTCTTATTTCCAGCTCCCCCAAAacctacaattaaaaaaaagaaatcaatttcGGTTCCAAATTAATTATTGTGAAGGTGTGGGGCAGTGGGATGGGGGGGGTGATGGAATGAATTCTACCGGTAACTTCTTCCAGCGGACCCCATAGAAATGGGGGCGTTCTTCGCGTTCACTTTCAGTGGAGGGTTTTTGCCAagagcagcttcccaatgaaatCGGGGCCGAGTGTCAAATTTTACAGGGAACCAAAATTGCGCCTGTTCTGCAACAGGGGTGTCAATTCGATTGCGCGTGTAAACCCGACTAATCCGGAGCTGAAGGGAAAGAGTTTTGAAAGGGTCAACGTTATTTTGTTTTCTTATGAACTAGCTTTTCTCCACCacggtccttttttaaaaagagggactTCGAGACCCTTTTTAAAACACGCAGTTCCTGGAAACCTGCTTCTTGCAATGGGTTCTTCATCCacggaggagtgtgtgtgtgcggccAGGATCGCAGTTTAAATACGGCCAAATAAAAGAGAATTAACCATCCGAGCCCGACCTAGCAGGCTATAAACGggaacgggtgtgtgtgtgttggaggggaCACTTCTCTGCAATATATCAGCCActtgcaaaaggaaaggaaaggaaaggaaaggaaaggaaaggaaaaaagtgggggagCAGGATATTCTGCTCCGAAAGAACGGTGTTACCTAACTATTCCGGATAAACTAACCATGTTTGGAGAGTTTTtgtaggtgtgtgcgtgtgtgtggagggagactTTTTCACCACCTATATTATCCCTTCTTTATTTAGTTGCAAAGAACAGTCTACTAATGAGTGGGAGGGATGAGGGTGCCCGaatcgttttcttttcttttactttgaaAGTAAGGAAGAATTCAGACAATCTGGCCTGGAAAATTCTAttcagcctccccccaccccgacagCAACAAGTAAAAACTGgggcctccccacccacccccgctcgtCCGCTCCCCCAGGCCCCCAGGCGTCTGCCACTAACACCAGttccttcctggtttgtttttgttttgagtcctaccccccaccccaccccaccccaccccaccccaccccacctctccaTCTCGGGGTCAGTAAAGAAATAGCTTCCTATCTCGATGGCTTCTTTCCACCTGATCTGGGAAGGAAGGGAATACAaaatgatatcatcatcatcatcaatcaccATCCTTGAGTGCTTTCAGCTCGAAATTGGAAGCTACACTGTGCCTCTTTCAACCATAATTTGTGACCTTTTGGGGGTCCCTTAATTAAGAGGTATTTAAGTCATTTCCTAAATGACTATTTCTCTCTCTgattttattctattattattattattattattattattattattattattattattattattattattcctgaacGCTAATGAAACGATTTAACGGCTTGCTTTCCGAGTAATGACCCAAATTAAGAGAGAAAACACAGACCCTTCAAACCACATTACATTAATCATGTAATCATCCACAGCAGGCTCCAGAaccgtttcttttaaaaaaataataatcagaatatGGATAATCAAGAGCTTGGATTAACTAAACTAAGGAGTTTTTGCTCACTCGccaggcccccctccccttctcacaaAGCCTTCTAATATGGCAATGGCAATTCTGCTCACAATATTATTACAGTGGAGCAAACGAAATTCTGCAGCCCGCCCATGTGCGTGCTGCTCAGTCCAAGCTTGCCAATGAAACAGAAAATTAAGCAGGCCATCGCAATTGTCTGGGGGCAGTTTCGTCTGGAGTTCACCTTTCCTCTGGTTAATTGAGTGGTTAAATGCTGAAAAGCGAGCAAGTTTAATAGAGGACTGTTCAGTGTGTAGCAGACAACTCCACTGAAGTTATCCTTAATatagtatttctctctctctctctctctctctctctctctctctctctctctctctctctctctctctctctctcccccctctctctccctctctctctcttgttggtTTGTTCCTTTGGTCTAGTTTTCAACCCGATAATATCCACAGCGGGAGAGATTATTAACTATTTTAGAGCATCTTTGTAAACATCCCTTTAATTGCCATTCGGCTAGATGAGCTGGACGGGCAAACCCATGTTATCAAAAAATGACGAGGGGGGAAACCCAAAACGAAATCTAATCAACAGCCACATAAAGTTTCTTAAAGGGAAAACCATCCCCATGCGTTTCGAGCTAAGATACTCAACCGATAATTAATATGCGAGACATTATAAAATATATCCCTAGGCCTTTGATTTATGTTGTCGTTTTTATCACAGGAGACAGTCCCATGCCAAGGAATAGGttgttcatgttgttttcttccacCACTTtgtcctccttatttatttatgatcATGTCCCCAGTCAACCAAACTTTAAACCTCATTCCACATTTGATGGTAATCAAATCAAACCCCCTTTTCAAACCTAAAATAACAGCCCtacaagaggagaaggagaaagaaagcaaCTGCTCCTGTCacgtttccaccaccaccaccgaagaGTTTCTGTCCAGATTTTTTGAAAGCCTCTTCCATTTTATAATAAGTTGCCTAACATGCTCTCATCTTGTTGTGAAAGTTTATGGTCCTGGGTAAAATCCAATCTaaatcctatttagagtagacctattgaaatgaataggaattCGTGGataacttaactcccattcatttcaatgggtcggATGGGACTTGGGTCGGATGTGTTTTTCATGCTT
This window of the Elgaria multicarinata webbii isolate HBS135686 ecotype San Diego chromosome 3, rElgMul1.1.pri, whole genome shotgun sequence genome carries:
- the FEZF2 gene encoding fez family zinc finger protein 2 — encoded protein: MASSASLETVMPSACVRSGAANPAKTLAFSIERIMAKSAEPPPPPPPHQPHQPHKPAAAAAAAFEARPSESPTKKLLSLCSPIPCVIPIQPLAGYEVPASKTLLNYSELWKSSLRNCGSAALGGGGGGSSTAAGGFCKAGCGACCKGDLLHHHHHHHHHHHHLGQAALPGPARGGVIKPQVINQALAMPANGSSLYYFNYLDSSSYHPSDILHGQLFASSLLHSPSAAAAAAAAAALSAHQKLFLLENAKLAALAPPPPPPPPPEKFPNAQYPHKERLPGQLDQVMKENTGLAGERHGAKAQHAKLAGGGGGGASADGKPKNFTCEVCGKVFNAHYNLTRHMPVHTGARPFVCKVCGKGFRQASTLCRHKIIHTQEKPHKCNQCGKAFNRSSTLNTHIRIHAGYKPFVCEFCGKGFHQKGNYKNHKLTHSGEKQYKCTICNKAFHQIYNLTFHMHTHNDKKPFTCVTCGKGFCRNFDLKKHVRKLHDTAAAAAAAAATPSAKELSRTAQT